One window of the Sparus aurata chromosome 7, fSpaAur1.1, whole genome shotgun sequence genome contains the following:
- the snai1b gene encoding snail family zinc finger 1b: MPRSFLVKKYFSNKKPYYRESHLESQTAFVPESFPRAELPTQDNSSALTCYPTSPFFSSVDTLPAPLSPITPASLSPSLLGPLDLSSSPSSSSSSSGEEEEDGGRTSDPPSPDVIQHLYHCMHCSDSYSSLSALTHHQLSHYAPLQPSVPAEVSTRPAFHCKHCPKEYTSLGALKMHIRSHTLPCVCPTCGKAFSRPWLLRGHIRTHTGERPFACQHCNRAFADRSNLRAHLQTHSEVKKYQCSSCARTFSRMSLLHKHTASGCCPAS, translated from the exons ATGCCTCGGTCATTCCTTGTGAAGAAGTATTTCTCCAACAAGAAGCCATACTACAGGGAGAGCCACCTGGAGAGCCAAACTG CTTTTGTCCCAGAAAGTTTTCCACGAGCTGAACTTCCAACGCAGGACAACAGCTCTGCCCTGACCTGCTACCCCACCAGCCCGTTCTTCAGCAGCGTGGACACCCTGCCAGCACCTCTGTCCCCGATCACCCCCGCGTCCCTGTCCCCCTCACTGCTGGGCCCCCTGGACCTCAGCAGCTCTCCCTCCtcgtccagcagcagcagtggcgaggaggaagaggacggtGGACGCACCTCAGATCCCCCCAGTCCAGATGTCATCCAGCACCTCTACCACTGTATGCACTGCAGCGACAGCTACTCCAGTCTCTCAGCGTTGACCCACCACCAGCTCTCCCACTACGCTCCGCTGCAGCCGTCGGTGCCCGCTGAAGTCTCCACGCGCCCGGCCTTCCACTGCAAACACTGCCCGAAGGAGTACACCAGCCTGGGTGCCTTGAAGATGCACATCCGCTCACACACTCTTCCCTGTGTGTGCCCGACCTGCGGCAAGGCCTTCTCCAGGCCCTGGCTGCTCAGAGGACAcatccgcacacacacag GTGAACGCCCCTTTGCCTGTCAGCACTGTAATCGGGCCTTCGCTGATCGCTCCAACCTGCGTGCCCACCTGCAGACCCACTCCGAGGTGAAGAAGTACCAGTGCAGCTCCTGCGCTAGGACCTTCAGCCGCATGTCcctgctgcacaaacacaccgcCTCAGGCTGCTGCCCCGCCTCATAG